Proteins from a genomic interval of Streptomyces sp. NBC_01445:
- a CDS encoding alkene reductase: MTTAFDPIDLSGVQLANRIAMAPMTRSRAGEGGTATDLTVEYYAQRASAGLIITEGIQPSAVGQGYAWTPGLHSDEQIASWRKVTDAVHAKGGTIYAQIMHAGRISHPVLLPEGETPVAPSPVAPAGQGFTTEGMKDFTTPRALTGDEVRATIADFATAARNAIEAGFDGVELHGANGYLIQQFLAPNTNLRDDEWGGSVENRIRFAVEVVKAVVAEIGAERTGLRISPGNSYNSIEESDPAPTYTALVKEIEPLGISYLHVLESSDIRELTLALRKQFSGTFVINVLSDGPTGHGELSVIEDGIADIITFGALFLANPDLPARLKTQGPYNTPDPATFFGGDAKGYTDYPVLTA; the protein is encoded by the coding sequence ATGACCACCGCCTTCGACCCGATCGACCTCTCCGGCGTCCAGCTCGCCAACCGCATCGCCATGGCCCCGATGACCCGCAGCCGGGCCGGCGAGGGCGGCACCGCCACCGACCTGACCGTCGAGTACTACGCGCAGCGCGCCTCGGCCGGCCTGATCATCACCGAGGGCATCCAGCCGTCCGCCGTCGGGCAGGGCTACGCATGGACCCCGGGCCTGCACAGCGACGAGCAGATCGCGTCCTGGCGCAAGGTCACCGACGCCGTGCACGCCAAGGGCGGCACGATCTACGCGCAGATCATGCACGCGGGCCGGATCAGCCACCCGGTGCTGCTGCCCGAGGGGGAGACGCCGGTCGCCCCGTCCCCGGTCGCCCCGGCGGGACAGGGCTTCACCACCGAGGGCATGAAGGACTTCACCACCCCGCGCGCGCTGACCGGCGACGAGGTCCGCGCCACGATCGCCGACTTCGCCACCGCCGCCCGCAACGCGATCGAGGCCGGCTTCGACGGCGTGGAGCTGCACGGCGCCAACGGCTATCTCATCCAGCAGTTCCTCGCTCCCAACACCAACCTGCGCGACGACGAGTGGGGCGGCAGTGTGGAGAACCGCATCCGCTTCGCCGTCGAGGTCGTCAAGGCCGTCGTCGCCGAGATCGGCGCCGAGCGGACCGGCCTGCGGATCTCGCCCGGCAACTCGTACAACTCCATCGAGGAGAGCGACCCGGCGCCGACGTACACCGCGCTGGTCAAGGAGATCGAGCCGCTCGGCATCTCCTACCTGCACGTCCTCGAGAGCTCCGACATCCGCGAGCTGACCCTGGCGCTGCGCAAGCAGTTCTCGGGCACGTTCGTCATCAACGTCCTCAGCGACGGGCCCACCGGGCACGGCGAGCTCTCGGTGATCGAGGACGGCATCGCCGACATCATCACGTTCGGCGCGCTCTTCCTCGCCAACCCCGACCTGCCGGCCCGCCTGAAGACGCAGGGTCCGTACAACACCCCGGACCCGGCCACGTTCTTCGGCGGCGACGCGAAGGGCTACACGGACTACCCGGTGCTCACCGCCTGA